One genomic region from Eublepharis macularius isolate TG4126 chromosome 18, MPM_Emac_v1.0, whole genome shotgun sequence encodes:
- the SCAMP2 gene encoding secretory carrier-associated membrane protein 2 isoform X2 has product MSAFDTNPFADPVDVNPFQDPSVTQLTNANQGGLDEFNPFTESSRLTNVAQTTPATQTTGTSQPAVLQPSVEPTPQLLLKQASRYLTPKFISASSEGSERQRLLGEDTSSWNKHQVQRAAASAAHAGLLRQQEELEKKAAELERKERELQSSAAGFDPKQNNWPPLPKFCPIKPCFYQDFSADIPADYQRICKMLYYLWMFHSFTLLLNLLACLSWFSVSADRGVDFGLSILWLILFTPCAFLCWYRPIYKAFRSDSSFSFFVFFFVFFCQVAIYIIQAVGIPGWGDSGWIAALSEIKQNLAVAVIMMVAASFFTVCSVLSLFLLKRVHSLYRRTGASFQRAQEEFSQGILTNRGFQNAAAGAASTAAQSAFRGN; this is encoded by the exons ATGTCGGCCTTCGATACAAACCCCTTCGCGGACCCGGTGGACGTGAATCCCTTCCAG GATCCTTCAGTCACCCAGTTGACAAATGCTAACCAGGGAGGCCTGGATGAATTCAATCCCTTCACTGAGAGCTCTCGGCTG ACAAATGTGGCTCAGACCACTCCAGCAACACAAACCACGGGGACTTCACAACCAGCTGTACTGCAACCATCTGTGGAGCCAACTCCCCAG TTGCTGCTTAAACAGGCCAGCAGGTACCTGACTCCTAAGTTCATCTCAGCAAGCTCAGAAGGTTCAGAGAGGCAAAGGTTGCTAGGAGAAGACACCAGCTCTTGGAATAAGCACCAGGTACAAAGG GCTGCAGCCTCAGCTGCGCACGCTGGACTCCTTCGGCAGCAGGAGGAGCTGGAAAAGAAAGCTGCGGAGCTGGAGAGAAAGGAGCGTGAGCTGCAGAGCAGCGCGGCAGGCTTCGACC CAAAACAGAACAATTGGCCCCCGCTCCCCAAGTTCTGTCCTATTAAGCCCTGCTTTTATCAGGACTTCTCTGCAGACATCCCTGCCGACTACCAGCGGATTTGCAAGATGCTGTATTACCTGTGGATGT TTCACTCGTTCACACTGCTGCTCAACTTGCTTGCCTGCCTCTCTTGGTTCTCGGTGAGCGCAGACAGAGGCGTGGACTTCGGCCTCTCCATTCTGTGGCTCATTCTGTTCACCCCTTGCGCGTTCCTCTGTTGGTATCGGCCAATTTATAAGGCTTTCAG GTCTGACAGCTCCTTCAGCTTCTTTGTCTTCTTCTTCGTCTTCTTTTGCCAAGTAGCGATCTACATCATCCAGGCCGTCGGCATCCCTGGATGGGGGGACAG TGGTTGGATTGCCGCACTCTCCGAGATTAAGCAAAACTTGGCCGTGGCGGTCATCATGATGGTGGCCGCCTCCTTCTTCACAGTCTGCTccgttctctctctcttcctgctgAAGCGG GTCCATTCCTTGTATCGCCGGACAGGAGCCAGTTTCCAGAGAGCCCAAGAGGAGTTCTCCCAAGGCATCCTCACCAACCGGGGCTTCCAGAACGCTGCAGCCGGGGCGGCTTCTACCGCTGCACAGAGCGCTTTCCGGGGGAACTAG
- the SCAMP2 gene encoding secretory carrier-associated membrane protein 2 isoform X1, translated as MSAFDTNPFADPVDVNPFQDPSVTQLTNANQGGLDEFNPFTESSRLTNVAQTTPATQTTGTSQPAVLQPSVEPTPQAAASAAHAGLLRQQEELEKKAAELERKERELQSSAAGFDPKQNNWPPLPKFCPIKPCFYQDFSADIPADYQRICKMLYYLWMFHSFTLLLNLLACLSWFSVSADRGVDFGLSILWLILFTPCAFLCWYRPIYKAFRSDSSFSFFVFFFVFFCQVAIYIIQAVGIPGWGDSGWIAALSEIKQNLAVAVIMMVAASFFTVCSVLSLFLLKRVHSLYRRTGASFQRAQEEFSQGILTNRGFQNAAAGAASTAAQSAFRGN; from the exons ATGTCGGCCTTCGATACAAACCCCTTCGCGGACCCGGTGGACGTGAATCCCTTCCAG GATCCTTCAGTCACCCAGTTGACAAATGCTAACCAGGGAGGCCTGGATGAATTCAATCCCTTCACTGAGAGCTCTCGGCTG ACAAATGTGGCTCAGACCACTCCAGCAACACAAACCACGGGGACTTCACAACCAGCTGTACTGCAACCATCTGTGGAGCCAACTCCCCAG GCTGCAGCCTCAGCTGCGCACGCTGGACTCCTTCGGCAGCAGGAGGAGCTGGAAAAGAAAGCTGCGGAGCTGGAGAGAAAGGAGCGTGAGCTGCAGAGCAGCGCGGCAGGCTTCGACC CAAAACAGAACAATTGGCCCCCGCTCCCCAAGTTCTGTCCTATTAAGCCCTGCTTTTATCAGGACTTCTCTGCAGACATCCCTGCCGACTACCAGCGGATTTGCAAGATGCTGTATTACCTGTGGATGT TTCACTCGTTCACACTGCTGCTCAACTTGCTTGCCTGCCTCTCTTGGTTCTCGGTGAGCGCAGACAGAGGCGTGGACTTCGGCCTCTCCATTCTGTGGCTCATTCTGTTCACCCCTTGCGCGTTCCTCTGTTGGTATCGGCCAATTTATAAGGCTTTCAG GTCTGACAGCTCCTTCAGCTTCTTTGTCTTCTTCTTCGTCTTCTTTTGCCAAGTAGCGATCTACATCATCCAGGCCGTCGGCATCCCTGGATGGGGGGACAG TGGTTGGATTGCCGCACTCTCCGAGATTAAGCAAAACTTGGCCGTGGCGGTCATCATGATGGTGGCCGCCTCCTTCTTCACAGTCTGCTccgttctctctctcttcctgctgAAGCGG GTCCATTCCTTGTATCGCCGGACAGGAGCCAGTTTCCAGAGAGCCCAAGAGGAGTTCTCCCAAGGCATCCTCACCAACCGGGGCTTCCAGAACGCTGCAGCCGGGGCGGCTTCTACCGCTGCACAGAGCGCTTTCCGGGGGAACTAG